One window of the Fusobacteriaceae bacterium genome contains the following:
- a CDS encoding amino acid ABC transporter permease, with translation MLNNVIFILGGLKLIGALYAITIIFSVPLGILFALGEISRRRTLSKLIQTYTWIFRGTPLLLQLFFAYYGLPVFGIVLSPFAAACITFVINYAAYFCEIFRGSILGIGPGQYEAAKVLGMSYAQTMWRIVLPQAMITALPPLSNEGISLIKDVSLVSVISMHDILRNAREVFAREFTITPFIICGIIYLALSTIVVLLFKKLEKKVNF, from the coding sequence ATGCTGAATAACGTAATTTTCATCCTCGGGGGACTGAAATTGATCGGCGCGCTCTACGCGATAACGATCATTTTTTCTGTACCCCTCGGAATTCTTTTCGCCCTCGGCGAGATTTCAAGACGCCGGACCTTATCGAAACTGATTCAGACCTATACCTGGATCTTTCGAGGCACGCCGCTGCTGCTGCAACTGTTTTTCGCCTACTACGGACTGCCGGTTTTTGGCATTGTCCTTTCGCCCTTCGCCGCGGCCTGCATCACCTTTGTGATCAATTACGCGGCCTATTTCTGCGAGATCTTCCGGGGCAGCATCCTGGGCATAGGCCCCGGCCAATATGAGGCCGCCAAGGTGCTCGGCATGTCCTATGCCCAGACCATGTGGCGCATTGTCCTGCCCCAGGCCATGATAACTGCCCTTCCGCCTCTTTCCAACGAGGGGATCAGCCTGATCAAGGACGTGTCCCTCGTATCGGTCATCAGCATGCACGACATCCTGCGAAACGCACGGGAGGTCTTTGCCCGGGAATTTACGATCACGCCCTTCATCATCTGCGGGATCATTTATCTCGCCCTTTCGACGATCGTCGTCCTGCTGTTCAAAAAATTGGAAAAAAAGGTGAATTTTTAA
- a CDS encoding extracellular solute-binding protein — MAKKLVYLFLLVLTLASCGEKKALEEKKLFIYNWAEYIPTEVYAAFEKETGIKIVEDTYSTNEELFTKLKAGGDGYDIVVPSADYYEIMIKENMLEKLDKSKISTIKNIDPGIMAKMQDFDPGNDYGVPYVIGPTVIAINTKYVKDWPDDYSIFEREDLRGKMTLLDDMREVMTSALAMEGYPQTVSDEAAIAKAAERVKLWKKNIAKFDSESFGKGYATGEFWVVQGYIDNITRELDEETAANTKYLLPSKGGVAYIDSFVILKKAPHKDAAHKFIEFIHRPEIYAQIADYLSCPSLNVPAREKMETTPVFTIEEIQKAQILRDINETLELQNKYWQQIML; from the coding sequence ATGGCAAAAAAACTTGTTTATCTTTTTTTATTGGTTCTGACATTGGCTTCATGCGGCGAAAAGAAGGCTCTTGAGGAAAAAAAGCTCTTTATTTACAACTGGGCGGAGTATATTCCGACGGAAGTCTACGCGGCCTTTGAAAAAGAGACCGGAATCAAGATCGTCGAAGATACCTATTCGACCAATGAGGAGCTTTTCACGAAACTGAAGGCCGGCGGCGACGGATACGATATCGTGGTTCCTTCGGCCGATTATTACGAAATTATGATCAAGGAAAATATGCTGGAAAAACTGGATAAGTCCAAAATTTCCACGATTAAGAATATAGATCCCGGCATCATGGCCAAAATGCAGGATTTTGATCCTGGGAACGATTACGGCGTGCCCTATGTGATCGGCCCCACCGTGATTGCCATCAATACCAAATACGTTAAAGACTGGCCCGATGACTACTCGATCTTTGAGCGGGAGGATTTGCGCGGAAAAATGACGCTCCTCGATGACATGCGGGAGGTTATGACCTCGGCTTTGGCCATGGAGGGCTATCCCCAGACCGTCAGTGACGAGGCTGCAATCGCAAAAGCCGCCGAGCGCGTGAAGCTCTGGAAGAAAAATATCGCCAAGTTTGACTCGGAATCCTTCGGAAAGGGCTATGCTACCGGGGAATTTTGGGTTGTACAGGGCTATATCGACAACATCACGCGGGAGCTGGACGAGGAGACAGCGGCCAATACCAAATACCTGTTGCCCTCAAAAGGCGGCGTCGCCTATATCGATTCCTTTGTGATCCTGAAAAAAGCGCCCCATAAGGACGCTGCCCACAAGTTTATCGAATTCATCCACCGACCGGAGATTTACGCGCAGATCGCCGACTATCTCAGCTGTCCGTCGCTCAATGTCCCGGCCCGTGAAAAAATGGAAACGACGCCGGTATTCACCATTGAGGAGATTCAAAAGGCGCAAATTTTGCGAGACATCAACGAAACCCTGGAATTGCAGAACAAATACTGGCAACAGATCATGTTGTAA
- a CDS encoding tyrosine-type recombinase/integrase, which produces MEIQNYRGGLTATRKKRGDRDQGAQLFEIYKSEKTLKDYQYNLEKFLQFVYEGESRISGNELVPLMVNVSVSDAEEYIVYLLQKRKLKKTSVNTILSALKSLFKELEHLEGVTDAGYTNPFRGIKLFKTQRDLTRILKISKDDIKTIIGLYKVGTHLDYRNMVILVTLYYTGMRSSELLQLKGKHILSRDGNLYLVLEKTKSGREQYKPLHPELVSLLTEYQDYVTTLSGISAEELRERYLFSASDDHLKPLSYRALYDIIHHMGQAIAKDISPHSIRHSVATELSLNGADLIEIRDFLGHADTKVTEVYVNARNLIEKKTLEKIPELNSNSE; this is translated from the coding sequence ATGGAAATACAAAATTATAGGGGTGGCTTGACCGCCACAAGAAAAAAGCGCGGCGACCGGGATCAGGGCGCCCAGCTATTTGAAATATACAAATCCGAAAAGACACTGAAAGATTACCAGTACAATCTGGAGAAATTTTTGCAATTTGTCTATGAAGGGGAATCGAGAATTTCCGGTAACGAGTTGGTTCCCTTGATGGTCAATGTGTCTGTGTCCGATGCGGAAGAGTATATTGTGTACTTGTTGCAAAAGCGAAAACTGAAAAAAACCTCTGTCAATACAATTTTGTCTGCCTTGAAAAGTCTCTTCAAAGAGCTTGAACATCTTGAAGGCGTTACAGACGCCGGTTATACCAATCCTTTTCGAGGAATCAAACTTTTTAAAACGCAAAGAGACCTTACCCGTATATTAAAAATTTCTAAAGATGACATTAAAACAATTATCGGACTTTATAAAGTGGGGACTCATCTAGACTATAGAAACATGGTCATTCTGGTCACGCTTTATTATACCGGCATGCGCAGCTCGGAACTTTTGCAACTGAAGGGCAAACATATCCTGTCCAGAGACGGCAACCTGTACCTCGTTTTGGAAAAGACGAAAAGCGGCAGGGAACAATATAAGCCTTTGCACCCGGAGCTGGTAAGCCTGCTGACTGAGTATCAGGATTACGTGACGACATTAAGCGGGATATCCGCCGAGGAACTTCGGGAACGATATCTCTTTTCCGCTTCCGACGACCACCTGAAGCCGCTCTCTTATCGGGCTCTCTATGACATCATCCACCATATGGGCCAAGCGATCGCTAAAGACATCAGCCCCCACAGCATCCGGCATTCCGTGGCGACCGAGCTCTCTCTGAACGGCGCCGATCTGATTGAGATACGGGATTTCCTCGGTCACGCCGATACAAAAGTAACGGAAGTCTACGTGAACGCCAGGAATTTGATTGAGAAGAAGACCCTCGAAAAGATTCCCGAGTTAAATTCAAATTCTGAATGA
- a CDS encoding amino acid ABC transporter ATP-binding protein: MDIIRILDLYKRFDAEFILKNINLDIGEGEAIGIVGKSGGGKSTLLRCIIGLETVTSGVIETPPKGKMGMVFQSFNLFPHKTALQNVMESLIVVDKTAKKEAREVAMDLLNKVGLADRCDYHPKALSGGQQQRVAIARALARNPQVLLFDEPTSALDPDMVQEVLSVIEEIRNSQKLTMLIVSHEMKFINQISDRIVVMENGAIKDIVTQIDS; this comes from the coding sequence ATGGACATCATCCGCATACTGGACTTATACAAGCGCTTTGACGCCGAGTTCATCCTGAAGAACATCAATCTCGACATTGGTGAAGGCGAGGCCATCGGTATTGTCGGAAAATCAGGCGGCGGGAAATCCACGCTGCTGCGCTGCATCATCGGTCTTGAGACCGTGACTTCCGGCGTCATCGAGACGCCCCCCAAGGGGAAAATGGGCATGGTTTTCCAGAGTTTCAACCTTTTTCCGCACAAGACGGCGCTTCAGAATGTGATGGAATCCCTGATTGTCGTCGATAAAACCGCGAAAAAGGAAGCGCGCGAAGTGGCCATGGATCTCTTGAACAAAGTCGGTCTGGCTGATCGCTGTGATTACCATCCGAAGGCCCTTTCGGGCGGACAGCAACAACGGGTGGCCATCGCCAGGGCGCTCGCCCGAAATCCGCAAGTGCTGCTCTTTGACGAGCCCACTTCGGCCCTTGATCCCGATATGGTCCAGGAAGTCCTATCGGTCATCGAGGAAATCCGCAACAGCCAGAAGCTCACGATGCTCATTGTGAGCCACGAGATGAAGTTTATCAACCAGATTTCCGACCGCATCGTGGTCATGGAAAACGGCGCTATCAAAGATATTGTTACCCAAATCGATAGTTAA
- a CDS encoding RNA methyltransferase, translated as MEQIASRQNAWIKLVNRLKLKKYRDQERLFLAEGAKFLDFGHRIRAAFCGESLCLSDARTKRLESLADRIFTVPDAIYARISSLENAYGPLLVYPYLDIPEENSPLSDFCVVLDGVGDPGNLGTILRTLDATGFEDVLLSEDCVDIYNEKVIRSTMGSIFRIRFRRMDRASIAETLKSKGYKLMATAISPEAVDYDEVDYSGKVALILGNEGSGVSEELLQSADIRVKIPMYGQAESLNVAVACGVLLYRARACINGKLRNADR; from the coding sequence ATGGAACAGATCGCAAGTCGTCAAAACGCGTGGATCAAGCTCGTAAACCGCCTGAAACTGAAGAAATACCGCGACCAAGAACGTTTGTTTCTCGCGGAAGGCGCAAAGTTTCTGGACTTTGGGCACAGGATCAGGGCGGCCTTTTGCGGCGAAAGCCTGTGTTTGAGCGACGCGCGGACGAAGCGTCTGGAATCCCTTGCGGACCGAATCTTCACGGTTCCGGACGCGATATACGCCCGGATCAGTTCCCTCGAAAACGCCTACGGACCCCTCTTGGTCTATCCTTATCTGGATATACCCGAGGAAAATAGCCCGCTGTCGGACTTCTGTGTCGTTCTGGACGGCGTCGGTGATCCCGGAAATCTCGGGACCATCCTCCGGACATTGGACGCGACGGGATTCGAGGACGTTCTGCTCAGCGAAGACTGTGTGGACATTTACAACGAAAAGGTCATCAGAAGCACCATGGGATCCATCTTCCGGATTCGCTTCCGCCGGATGGACCGGGCTTCGATTGCTGAAACACTGAAATCAAAGGGATACAAACTCATGGCTACCGCCATTTCCCCGGAGGCCGTCGACTATGATGAAGTCGATTACTCCGGCAAAGTCGCGCTTATCCTCGGAAACGAGGGATCGGGCGTATCGGAGGAGCTTCTTCAAAGCGCCGACATTCGCGTGAAAATTCCGATGTACGGTCAGGCCGAATCGCTCAACGTGGCGGTTGCCTGCGGCGTCCTGCTCTATCGGGCGCGGGCTTGTATCAATGGGAAATTGCGGAATGCCGACCGTTAA
- a CDS encoding HU family DNA-binding protein, with amino-acid sequence MTKKEFVSLFAEKGGYTKKDAEKAINIFLDSVESVLVKGNSVTFVGWGKWEVVKRAAREVVNPQTKKRMKIKAKKAVKFKIGKTLAEKVKKA; translated from the coding sequence ATGACGAAAAAAGAATTTGTGAGTTTGTTCGCCGAAAAGGGCGGATACACAAAAAAGGACGCTGAAAAAGCTATTAACATCTTCCTGGACTCCGTTGAAAGCGTTTTGGTCAAAGGTAATTCCGTAACTTTTGTCGGCTGGGGCAAATGGGAAGTTGTAAAGCGGGCAGCCAGGGAAGTAGTTAATCCTCAAACAAAGAAACGGATGAAGATCAAGGCCAAGAAAGCCGTCAAATTCAAGATCGGAAAGACATTGGCCGAGAAAGTCAAGAAAGCCTGA
- a CDS encoding amino acid ABC transporter substrate-binding protein — MKKFLLLLTLLLTLAASLWAADGSLEKVKKDGKFIVGIDDTFAPFGFKDEKGVIVGFDIDLANEVAKRMGVKAEFKSCDWDGIILELKAGKIDMVWNGMTITPARAAQVSFSKAYHNDGQVIFSRKEKQYLTSGELKGKVVGVQLGSSSATAVESHPIVKEFKELRKYGTNAEALLDLEAGRLDAVVMDESAGRFHNAKKNLLVYSAESFANEEDGIAFRNEDVSLREEVDKHMDAMKADGTFKAIEAKWLGE, encoded by the coding sequence ATGAAAAAATTTTTACTGTTACTGACGCTGCTCCTGACGCTGGCGGCAAGCCTGTGGGCGGCCGACGGTTCCCTGGAGAAGGTAAAGAAGGACGGGAAGTTTATCGTCGGGATTGACGACACGTTCGCCCCCTTCGGTTTCAAAGACGAAAAGGGCGTCATTGTGGGATTTGACATCGACCTTGCCAATGAAGTGGCCAAACGCATGGGCGTCAAGGCGGAATTCAAGTCCTGTGACTGGGACGGCATCATTCTTGAACTCAAGGCCGGCAAGATCGACATGGTCTGGAACGGCATGACGATTACCCCCGCCAGGGCCGCGCAGGTCAGCTTCAGCAAGGCTTACCACAACGACGGACAGGTGATTTTTTCCCGGAAAGAGAAACAATACCTGACCAGCGGCGAACTGAAGGGCAAAGTCGTGGGCGTGCAGCTGGGGAGTTCCAGCGCCACGGCCGTGGAGTCCCATCCCATTGTCAAGGAATTCAAAGAATTGCGCAAATACGGCACAAACGCCGAGGCTTTGCTGGATCTTGAGGCCGGGCGGCTCGACGCCGTCGTCATGGACGAGAGCGCCGGACGCTTCCACAACGCGAAGAAGAACCTCCTCGTGTACTCGGCGGAGTCCTTCGCCAATGAGGAAGACGGCATCGCCTTCCGGAACGAAGACGTCTCCCTGCGGGAAGAGGTCGACAAGCACATGGACGCCATGAAGGCCGACGGGACCTTTAAAGCCATTGAGGCCAAGTGGCTCGGCGAATAA
- the dnaN gene encoding DNA polymerase III subunit beta, with amino-acid sequence MKFSIKRESLITILGEFSNILRETPVKPIVAGVQIKAEKNTITFIGTNLEVDLIRKAPGFVEQEGSIVIKPAMLLEYVKLLEEEDVEFALSDSNLHVQNAVFSTLYDENFPIISEPKGNIAFRIKGRDLARYFEKTKFAASQSTENPAINCLRLVLRADELNLVSTDSYRLLYLRAPVSSVLEKEISIPMDSVNILCKMLKDSDEEVEFGFLGELLLVLWQDACFISRTIAMPFPDYKFILENAQHDKKMEFNRDELKSALRRVITIARTSIDAKFGAVFDFRGKMAMINAFSGRARINQKVNMMKTGEDFKASLNCKFFSEYLDNITDNPIVNGKNQSSMFEISENGSQDYRYILMPLQMPRGKED; translated from the coding sequence ATGAAGTTTTCCATCAAAAGAGAGAGCCTGATCACCATATTGGGCGAATTCTCCAACATTCTGCGGGAGACGCCCGTAAAGCCCATTGTGGCCGGCGTACAGATCAAGGCGGAGAAAAATACCATCACATTTATCGGGACAAACCTCGAGGTGGATTTGATTCGTAAGGCCCCCGGCTTTGTGGAACAGGAGGGCAGTATCGTCATCAAACCCGCCATGCTCCTGGAATATGTCAAACTCCTCGAAGAAGAGGACGTGGAGTTCGCCCTGAGCGATTCCAATCTCCATGTACAAAACGCCGTATTTTCCACTCTTTATGACGAGAATTTCCCGATCATCAGCGAACCTAAAGGAAACATCGCCTTTCGGATCAAGGGTCGAGACTTGGCCCGCTATTTTGAAAAAACGAAGTTCGCGGCCTCCCAGTCGACTGAGAATCCCGCGATTAACTGTCTTAGGCTCGTATTGCGGGCTGACGAACTGAATCTTGTGTCGACGGACTCCTATCGTCTGCTTTATTTGCGCGCCCCTGTGAGCTCCGTCCTCGAAAAGGAAATCTCGATCCCCATGGATTCCGTCAATATCCTCTGCAAGATGCTGAAGGACTCCGATGAAGAAGTAGAATTCGGCTTTCTTGGCGAATTGTTGCTGGTGCTCTGGCAGGACGCCTGTTTTATCAGCCGGACCATTGCCATGCCTTTTCCCGATTATAAGTTTATTCTGGAAAACGCCCAGCACGACAAGAAGATGGAGTTTAACCGGGATGAGCTGAAGAGCGCCCTCAGACGCGTCATCACCATTGCCCGGACCAGCATCGACGCCAAATTCGGCGCGGTCTTTGATTTCCGGGGCAAGATGGCTATGATCAACGCCTTTTCCGGACGCGCCCGGATCAACCAGAAAGTCAACATGATGAAGACCGGCGAGGATTTCAAGGCTTCCCTCAATTGCAAGTTCTTTTCGGAATATCTCGACAACATCACGGACAATCCTATAGTAAACGGTAAGAATCAATCGTCGATGTTTGAAATCTCCGAAAACGGCAGTCAGGATTACCGCTATATCTTGATGCCATTGCAAATGCCCAGAGGGAAAGAGGATTAG
- a CDS encoding N-acetylmuramoyl-L-alanine amidase — protein sequence MKKSKSLKLMFPLICLLWLSGYSCVSIAKTADNLLDLYGNPSVFEGYLPIWDGEAALAIDSESWRARAKDERIKFLIIHYTAAGNETSKRALTRAQVSSHYLVSDVADEAVFKLADESERAWHAGQSAFYGRTNLNDTSLGIEIVNRGMSGRTYLPYAGHQIKKTAWLLLALVKRHQINPKFILGHSDISPGRKMDPGPTFPWEALYREYGLGAWYDEKDKNEFLNAYTEEQFAKVTALQYKRELYRYGYAVDLTDKADERTKSVIYAFQSHFYPDGLSGIMDRETYARLLALNKKYPGRDVPGEKKE from the coding sequence ATGAAAAAATCGAAATCCCTAAAATTGATGTTTCCCCTGATCTGTCTCTTATGGCTCAGCGGCTATAGTTGCGTAAGTATCGCCAAAACCGCTGACAATCTGCTGGATCTCTACGGCAATCCGTCGGTATTTGAAGGGTACCTGCCGATTTGGGACGGGGAAGCGGCTCTTGCCATCGACAGCGAAAGCTGGCGCGCCCGGGCAAAGGACGAGAGGATTAAATTCCTGATCATTCACTACACGGCGGCGGGAAACGAGACGAGCAAGCGGGCCCTGACCAGAGCCCAGGTCAGTTCGCACTATCTCGTGTCCGATGTGGCCGACGAAGCGGTCTTCAAGCTGGCCGACGAGTCCGAGAGGGCCTGGCATGCTGGGCAAAGCGCCTTTTACGGGAGGACGAACCTCAACGACACCTCGCTGGGCATAGAGATCGTCAACCGGGGCATGAGCGGCAGGACCTATCTGCCCTATGCGGGACATCAGATCAAAAAAACGGCCTGGTTGCTGTTGGCCCTCGTCAAGAGGCATCAGATCAACCCGAAATTCATCCTCGGCCATTCGGATATCTCTCCGGGTCGCAAGATGGACCCCGGGCCCACATTTCCCTGGGAAGCTCTTTACCGGGAATACGGTCTCGGCGCCTGGTACGATGAAAAAGACAAAAATGAATTTTTGAACGCATATACCGAAGAACAATTTGCCAAGGTAACGGCTCTGCAATACAAGCGGGAGCTGTATCGATACGGCTACGCGGTCGATTTGACCGACAAGGCCGATGAGCGGACCAAAAGCGTGATTTACGCCTTCCAGAGTCATTTTTATCCCGATGGCCTGTCGGGAATCATGGACAGGGAGACTTACGCGAGGTTGCTCGCCCTCAATAAGAAATATCCGGGACGGGATGTTCCGGGCGAAAAAAAAGAATAA